The window aaaaaaatatatcgatatattaaaaaactcgatatatcgcccagccctactgcaTGGTGTTTCGGGGTGGGATTTATTGGACGGGCTTGCAGTGACATCAGCGTTTTCTCAGGAGGCGGAGCTCCTCCATAACTGCTGATACTTCTAATGtgaatgacctctgacctttaacagaagctcagagtgaagctgaTAGTAGAAACATTAGCGCAAACGCTGTTTGCAGTAAAGGCAGAAATGCTTTCTGATGATCAGAtttaaggtcaaaggtcacgatGACTGAGTGCTCTTTGTTTatctgttgccatggtgaatCCTGGGCTCTGACCATCACCTGTCTGTCAGGTTTCCACCAGCAGTGTCACATTCCTCCAGTAGAGGGCAGCGGCACCCTGACTCCGTGGTTCTGCAGACGCTGCGTCTTTGCTCTGGCGGTCCGGGTACGatgcttctcacctgtgtgtgtgtgtgtgtgtgtgtgtgtgtgtgtgtgtgtgtgtgtgtgtgtctctctctctctcttacccgtgtgtgtgtctctctcttacccgtgtgtgtgtatgtgtgtgtgtgtgtctctctctctcatttgtgtgtgtgtgtgtgtctctctctctctctcatgtgtgtgtgtgtgtgtgtgtgtgtctctctctctcatttgtgtgtgtgtgtgtgtgtgtgtgtctctctctctctctcatgtgtgtgtgtgtgtgtgtgtgtgtctctctctctcatttgtgtgtgtgtgtgtgtgtgtgtgtgtgtgtgtctctctctctctttctcatgtgtgtgtgtgtgtgtgtgtctctctctctctcatttgtgtgtgtttgtgtgtgtgtgtctctctctctcatttgtgtgtgtttgtgtgtgtgtgtctctctctctcatttgtgtgtttgtgtgtgtgtgtctctctctctcatttgtgtgtgtgtgtgtgtgtgtgtgtgtctctctctctcatttgtgtgtgtgtgtgtgtgtgtgtgtgtctctctctctcatttgtgtgtgtgtgtgtgtgtgtgtgtgtgtgtgtctttctctcgtgtgtgtgtgtttgtgtgtgtgtgtgtctctctctctcatttgtgtgtgtgtgtgtgtgtgtgtgtgtgtgtgtgtgtgtgtgtgtgtgtgtgtgtgtgtgtgtttgtgtttcgcCTGCCTCTGACTCGTGTCTCTGCACCTGTGTGTCCCACAGAAGGGCGGGGCTCTGAGGAAAGGTGTGATAGCCAAAGCCCTGAGTGTGATGAAACAGGTGCTTCCGTACGAGCTGGAGGCCCTGGACTGGGACTCGCAGCACCGGACCAATCAGCAGCAGTGTTACTGTTACTGCGGCGGCCCTGGAGAGTAAGTTGGCCTGATGACAACTGCAGGTGTGGTTGGCCATTACTTGATTCACCTGTGTGCATTACCTTTGTGTGCAGGTGGTACCTGAAGATGCTGCAGTGCTTCAGGTGTCAACAGTGGTTCCATGAGGCGTGCACTCAGTGCCTGCAGGAAGCAATGATGTTTGGAGACAGGTGAGGCTCCACCCCCTGCTCCGCCCCTCCCCCTGCTACCTTTCCCCGGTATGGCTCTGACTTCCTGTCCTCCCGCAGGTTCTACTTGTTTGTGTGCGTGGTGTGTAATAAGGGCTCAGAGTGCGTGCGGCGCCTGTCCCTCAGGTGGGTGGACCTGGTCCACCTGGTGCTCTACAACCTGTCCATCTGCAGCAAGAAGAAGTATTTCGAACTGGACGAGATCCTCACCTTCGTCTCTACCCACTGGGACCACCTGCAGCTTGGGAAGGTAATAGCACACCTGAGCCAGGTACGCTGAGATCACGTGGTGTGCCTGTGTTCATTTAaccctctgtgtgtttgttcagctgTCCAACACCCCCCCAGCAGAGAGGGGGCAGCACCTGCTCGACGCACTCAACAAGTACAAGAGCAAGTAAGGACCAATCAGAGCGAGGCCGTCACGAGTACACGTGTGTAACATGAACACAGGATGTGTGTTcttaacgtgtgtgtgtgtgtgtgtgtgtgttcaggtttCTGTGCGGGAAGGAAATCAAAAAGAGGAAGTGCATCTTTCGTCTGAGGACCAGGGTCCCTCCTAACCCCCCCTCCAAGCTCTTTCCTGAGCGTGCTCAGAATGATGGGGGCGGGGCAAGGAAGAAGACGGCGAGCAGGTATGATCTCTTGCTGCCAGCCGTCGCTGCCTGTGATTGGACGAAGCGTAACCGTggtgtttatttctgtttcttcagcagctcagctgagaggagaaagaggaagTCCAAGTGGCTTCTCGAGGATGCCATTCCTAATGTGAGgctcattttcttcttctgtggtttcTAAAGCTGTTAATGCATCACGCTGACTGTGACCTTCTGCCCGTAGAACGAGCTGACCTGCAGCTGGACCGCCAACCACCACATGGCCAACATTTTTGACTTCACGCTGGATGAGCTGCAGAGCCTGAAGAGGTGAGATTAGCGCTGGACTCGGCGCTCTGATTGATGCTTTGCTTACCTGTGCTTTCCCGTTCACGTCATACGGTGGCGCACCTGTGACGTTGCTGTCCTTCCTCAGCAGCTCCAGCAGAGCCGTCAGCATCGACCAGGACTCCACCGATGCCTCCACCTCTGGCTCCGCCTCCTCCTACCACTTCAGGTGAGCTGAGTGAACACCTGACTCACCAACCCTAGGCTTTTGatatctgacctttgacctctgtctTCAGGAGAAGGATGGGCAGCAGAAAGAGGAAGTTACCCCGGAACAGTTACAGCCAGTGGGCCAATCGCAGTGAGGCAGGGGAGGAGCTTGGAGGGGAAGAGCCTTCTGGCATCATTGGGGCCCAGGAAGCTACAAACCACACCCACCTGACCACAGACTCCTCCCACTTCTTGTCAGACCACTCACCGCTGCCGTCTGACAACTCCCACCTCCACTCCTCCATCTCCTCTTACTTTGGAGTAGCGGGTAGGCTAACCAATGGCGAGCGCTACCAGGTGTTGGCTCGCCGCATCACCCCTCAGGGGACGGTCCAGTACTTGCTGGAGTGGGAGGGGACGACCCCTTATTAGGACGTTATTAAGGTCCAGGTGGTGTTAGAAGCTTTGATTCCTTTTCCTCTACACTTGCTGCTGGTGAGCTGCTTATTGGTTGAAACCTGAACTGACACTGTGGCCCCGCAACCACCTGGTCTCCCCGTGTCCCTGTTAAACATTTGGATCCCTGTTAAACCACCGGGCTCTCCGTGTCCCCGTTAAACCACCGGGCTCCCCGTGTCCCCGTTAAACCACCGGGCTCCCCGTGTCCCCGTTAAACCACCGGGCTCTCCGTGTCCCCGTTAAACCACCGGGCTCTCCGTGTCCCCGTTAAACCACCGGGCTCCCCGTGTCCCCGTTAAACCACCGGGCTCTCCGTGTCCCCGTTAAACCACCGGGCTCCCCGTGTCCCCGTTAAACATGTGGGCTGTATATCCCCAGCTGGCTGGTGAGTTTTGAGGAATCAGGAATCAAAGCTGAACTCGATCCtggaaaaaatagtttttagtttaaaaagtgtttaaatGCAGCCAAAGAGACACACAGAGCTCCCGCCTGACTCCTCCCACCTCCACCATGTTTGCAGCCTCACACACTGATTAGTTGTTTTCCTGGTTGTAATGATGTCACACTGGTGGAGTTCTTCTTTTGCTCTGATTTGTAAAACACTCAGAGTTCCTCATGCAGCGCCCCCTGGCTGTCAGACAGCACCCTGCCTCTCTTGCCCCCTCCCTCCCCTGAAGTTTTCATGTTGTGTACCTGATCAGAAGCACTTAGTCACATGTTTACCTGCCCCTTCCTCACCTGTGCAGTGTTCTCACTCTATCACATGATCTCACCTGCGGAGCATCCCATTCGTCGTCTATGCAAACACCAAAGTGCGCCTGCTGGTGATCAATCTGAGCCACCGATCAGTGTTTCTCCTAGCTTGAAGCTAACGCAGCCCATATTTGTGAATGAGGGATGCTAATAGTGCTAACAGTCTCTGAGACGTTAAACTGGCACTCTGTCACTTTAAGATATGCTCTGCTCCTATTGGCCTGTTAAATGCTTGTTTTGATCATCTGactgtttgtttgctgttttcctcTCCAGCTGACCAATCAGCTGCCAGCTTTCTCtggattaaaaacaaatgttttctgacctttgacctttctgtgtttctgtgtgtgtctgagaagCAGAGATGCGTGGAAACCTGGGTTTGTGAAAACCTGTGAGTGTCACAGTCAGTCTACACCTGGCTCTAGGTCTAACTTTATGGGTCCAGATTTACAGGGTCCTGGGGAGCTTTCATGTTACTGAGAGTCCTCACAAAGGCAGGtatacaggtgtgtgtgtgtgagtgtgtgagagtgtgtgagtgtgtgagagacacTAGTGCAGGTAATCTGATAATCCAGTTAAGGTGTTAAAAGGCAGAGAAACCTGCATGAGTGTTCAGGTGCATCTGTGTCGTTGTCCTGAGGGTCCCAGCACTCACACAGGTATTCAGGCAGACGGGTAACATGGCGATGTGACAGATTCACAGCAGAGGAGACCACCTGCATCTACCTGTAAGCTTCTTCACCTGTCcatactttgtgtttgtgtacctgctctgtgtttctttaCGCCTGCCTGAGGTCAGACATGAGGTCCAGCTCATGTTTTCCCTTAAATCAGGGACCTGATTGAAAGCAGCACAGTCTAAGGGAGATCGAGGTGCGTTCCAAACGACCCTTTTTGCTCAGGAAGGTTCCTCACTGAGCGATGTATCTGCATGGTGGCCATAACCAGAGCTGTTCCAGTTCTCCAAACACTACGCAAAGGAACTTCAATGCTTCCCTTAGCAGAGCATCCTTTATGAACGGGGAGAAGAAAATTCCGTCCCATAATTCACAGCAGCGGACCATCTGACCATTCATGAAAACATCAACATAATAAATGTGGAGGATCGTGTAAATGTTCCTTCTAACTGCATTTTCCATTTCATCCTGACCTTTCATTAGACAAAGGTTTCAGTGCTACGTATAACAAAGTACCTcagaattgaactgaactaaaCAAAGCAGGACGTTGTATCTTTTACTCATTGCACATGCAGGAGGGGGGTCAGGTAGCTCGCCTGGTCAGCAGTAATGAAAAGTTTAACACTCTGACTCTGGAGTTGGGCAGCTTCAGGTCCTGGGCGCATCAAACGTAGCACAGAGTGGCTCTGGTTTAATTTGAGGACTTCAGACATCGTTTGGGAAACAGTTCCAAACGTTGGCCAATGAAGGACCAGTACATATGAAGTCATGTACCAGGAGCACCCCCTACAGGCTGGGTGTATACGCTCCAGCCTGACCCTGGATCAATGCACCCGATGATCTTAAATGAGTGTGTCGAGCACACATCGATATATTGTGAACTTGGCCGAGGACAGAGTCCCACAGGTCATCTGTGATATGAAAGTTATGTCTTGTTCCCATTTAGATTCGATGGCAGCTACTGAAGAAGATTGTAAGTGGGAGACTAGATTGTACAAGGATGATATTATGCCCCTGGAGGTTGGACTGAccatggggtggctgtagcgcaggtggtag is drawn from Maylandia zebra isolate NMK-2024a linkage group LG12, Mzebra_GT3a, whole genome shotgun sequence and contains these coding sequences:
- the phf19 gene encoding PHD finger protein 19 isoform X2, giving the protein MPAAGGPAERRHSPDQCRMYEDLIEDFCGLEHQVSPGGGGCEGGRVPEPDGVESSLSVGQFVLCRWSDGLYYLGKIQRVSPPRQSCFVTFEDNSKFWVLWKDIQHAGVPGEEPRCSMCQEVDPNSNTQSNQILICGKCGIGFHQQCHIPPVEGSGTLTPWFCRRCVFALAVRKGGALRKGVIAKALSVMKQVLPYELEALDWDSQHRTNQQQCYCYCGGPGEWYLKMLQCFRCQQWFHEACTQCLQEAMMFGDRFYLFVCVVCNKGSECVRRLSLRWVDLVHLVLYNLSICSKKKYFELDEILTFVSTHWDHLQLGKLSNTPPAERGQHLLDALNKYKSKFLCGKEIKKRKCIFRLRTRVPPNPPSKLFPERAQNDGGGARKKTASRYDLLLPAVAACDWTKRNRGVYFCFFSSSAERRKRKSKWLLEDAIPNNELTCSWTANHHMANIFDFTLDELQSLKSSSRAVSIDQDSTDASTSGSASSYHFRRRMGSRKRKLPRNSYSQWANRSEAGEELGGEEPSGIIGAQEATNHTHLTTDSSHFLSDHSPLPSDNSHLHSSISSYFGVAGRLTNGERYQVLARRITPQGTVQYLLEWEGTTPY
- the phf19 gene encoding PHD finger protein 19 isoform X1; this encodes MPAAGGPAERRHSPDQCRMYEDLIEDFCGLEHQVSPGGGGCEGGRVPEPDGVESSLSVGQFVLCRWSDGLYYLGKIQRVSPPRQSCFVTFEDNSKFWVLWKDIQHAGVPGEEPRCSMCQEVDPNSNTQSNQILICGKCGIGFHQQCHIPPVEGSGTLTPWFCRRCVFALAVRKGGALRKGVIAKALSVMKQVLPYELEALDWDSQHRTNQQQCYCYCGGPGEWYLKMLQCFRCQQWFHEACTQCLQEAMMFGDRFYLFVCVVCNKGSECVRRLSLRWVDLVHLVLYNLSICSKKKYFELDEILTFVSTHWDHLQLGKLSNTPPAERGQHLLDALNKYKSKFLCGKEIKKRKCIFRLRTRVPPNPPSKLFPERAQNDGGGARKKTASRYDLLLPAVAACDWTKRNRGVYFCFFSSSAERRKRKSKWLLEDAIPNNELTCSWTANHHMANIFDFTLDELQSLKSSSSRAVSIDQDSTDASTSGSASSYHFRRRMGSRKRKLPRNSYSQWANRSEAGEELGGEEPSGIIGAQEATNHTHLTTDSSHFLSDHSPLPSDNSHLHSSISSYFGVAGRLTNGERYQVLARRITPQGTVQYLLEWEGTTPY
- the phf19 gene encoding PHD finger protein 19 isoform X3, whose amino-acid sequence is MPAAGGPAERRHSPDQCRMYEDLIEDFCGLEHQVSPGGGGCEGGRVPEPDGVESSLSVGQFVLCRWSDGLYYLGKIQRVSPPRQSCFVTFEDNSKFWVLWKDIQHAGVPGEEPRCSMCQEVDPNSNTQSNQILICGKCGIGFHQQCHIPPVEGSGTLTPWFCRRCVFALAVRKGGALRKGVIAKALSVMKQVLPYELEALDWDSQHRTNQQQCYCYCGGPGEWYLKMLQCFRCQQWFHEACTQCLQEAMMFGDRFYLFVCVVCNKGSECVRRLSLRWVDLVHLVLYNLSICSKKKYFELDEILTFVSTHWDHLQLGKLSNTPPAERGQHLLDALNKYKSKFLCGKEIKKRKCIFRLRTRVPPNPPSKLFPERAQNDGGGARKKTASSSSAERRKRKSKWLLEDAIPNNELTCSWTANHHMANIFDFTLDELQSLKSSSSRAVSIDQDSTDASTSGSASSYHFRRRMGSRKRKLPRNSYSQWANRSEAGEELGGEEPSGIIGAQEATNHTHLTTDSSHFLSDHSPLPSDNSHLHSSISSYFGVAGRLTNGERYQVLARRITPQGTVQYLLEWEGTTPY